A window of Arcobacter sp. CECT 8983 contains these coding sequences:
- a CDS encoding efflux RND transporter periplasmic adaptor subunit, producing MKFCLKSLFLLFVTIFLLGCGNQQNNSFSEEEQKTEVGYITLNKQEVPLQQELSGRIKAIYKSEVRPQIDGIIKKQLFKEGTYVNKGDILYEIDSDSYQAAYNEALATLKNSEANLITLKLKKQRYEKSVKFSVVSQQDVDDAKAAYLQAVALVEQNKALLKSAKINLDRTKIKAQISGFIGISNYTIGSLVLANQTNELTTIRDTSRVYADLSQSNNQLFKLKKITKNNNKKQDIPVNIILPDNSRYAHSGILKLQEISVDEDTGYVTLRAEFPNPEGELLDNMFVNTIIDIGTYSNVFLVPQQAVTLDGKSNYMVTIIEKDNTIQKKTITVEKAVGNKWLVTDRLLQTDKIIVEGLNKINKNSIVIPKNVNNLYVDNSKKEVK from the coding sequence ATGAAATTTTGCTTAAAAAGTTTATTTTTATTGTTCGTTACAATTTTTTTATTAGGATGTGGAAATCAACAAAACAATAGTTTTTCAGAAGAAGAACAAAAAACTGAAGTTGGATACATAACATTAAACAAACAAGAAGTTCCTTTACAACAAGAGTTGTCAGGAAGAATAAAAGCTATTTATAAATCTGAAGTTAGACCACAAATTGATGGTATTATAAAAAAACAACTTTTCAAAGAAGGAACTTATGTAAATAAAGGTGATATTTTATATGAGATTGATTCAGACTCTTATCAGGCTGCTTACAATGAAGCTTTAGCAACACTTAAAAATTCAGAAGCAAATTTAATAACTCTAAAACTAAAAAAACAAAGATATGAAAAATCTGTAAAATTTAGTGTAGTATCACAACAAGATGTAGATGATGCAAAAGCTGCATATTTACAAGCTGTTGCTTTAGTTGAACAAAATAAAGCTTTACTAAAAAGTGCGAAAATAAATCTTGATAGAACAAAAATAAAAGCACAAATCTCTGGTTTTATTGGAATATCAAATTATACGATTGGATCTTTAGTTTTAGCTAATCAAACAAATGAATTAACTACAATTAGAGATACAAGTAGAGTATATGCTGATTTAAGTCAGTCAAATAATCAATTATTTAAATTAAAAAAGATAACAAAAAACAACAATAAAAAACAGGATATCCCTGTAAATATTATATTACCAGACAATTCAAGATATGCACACTCTGGGATACTTAAACTTCAAGAAATTTCAGTAGATGAAGATACAGGATATGTGACGCTAAGAGCAGAGTTCCCAAATCCTGAAGGGGAATTATTGGACAATATGTTTGTAAATACCATAATAGATATTGGTACTTATTCTAATGTTTTTTTAGTTCCTCAACAAGCAGTTACATTGGATGGAAAATCAAATTATATGGTTACAATTATTGAAAAAGATAACACAATACAGAAAAAAACAATAACTGTAGAAAAAGCAGTAGGAAATAAATGGCTTGTAACAGATCGCCTTTTACAAACAGATAAAATTATCGTTGAAGGTTTAAATAAAATAAATAAAAATAGCATAGTTATTCCTAAAAATGTTAATAACTTATATGTAGATAATTCAAAAAAAGAAGTAAAATGA
- a CDS encoding TetR/AcrR family transcriptional regulator: MPRMVNKEEKIDYICDEAYNAFVENGIDKFSLNKFITDIKMSKGQFYHYFSTKEQLIYQVMSKKSFELMNKIKEKYKYEESYINKINLIFEIYLNEDKPYVDLRKLYINTLHMYITSDDKEIKEFNTNLYKTIFKYLEQLFDDEIQKGNFQPESKNLAKALCSTADGMFLLSVMIENYDLKTELSNYFSEIEKLSKKY, from the coding sequence ATGCCAAGAATGGTCAACAAAGAGGAAAAAATTGATTATATTTGTGATGAAGCTTATAATGCTTTTGTTGAAAATGGAATTGATAAATTTTCATTAAATAAATTTATTACTGACATTAAAATGTCAAAAGGACAGTTTTATCACTATTTTTCTACAAAAGAACAACTAATTTACCAAGTTATGTCAAAAAAATCATTTGAACTGATGAATAAGATAAAAGAAAAATATAAATATGAAGAGAGCTATATTAATAAAATCAATTTAATTTTTGAAATATACCTCAATGAAGATAAACCATACGTAGATTTAAGAAAATTGTATATCAATACTTTGCATATGTATATTACTTCAGATGACAAGGAAATAAAAGAATTCAACACTAATTTATACAAAACAATATTTAAATATTTAGAACAACTCTTTGATGATGAAATTCAAAAAGGTAATTTCCAACCAGAGTCAAAAAATTTAGCAAAAGCTTTATGTTCTACAGCAGATGGAATGTTTTTATTATCAGTAATGATAGAAAATTATGATTTAAAAACCGAATTATCAAACTACTTTTCAGAAATTGAAAAGTTATCAAAAAAATATTAA
- a CDS encoding efflux RND transporter permease subunit, producing MIARFFINHPIFAWVISLLIMLVGILSIKNLPVEQYPDIAPPTINIQATYSGATAKTIENSITQLIEQELTGLDGLLYFSSTSQTGSSSINVVFEKGVDPDIAQVKVNNKIQQVLPRLPEDVRKEGVTVVKSQDDFLMIVSMHDESGKSDESDISDYLITNIKDGLSRIEGVGGVELFGSEYAMRVWIDPKKLKSYNLIPADINNAILKQNSQVSAGSIGARPQIKDQELNADVVSRDKLENVKEFENIVVKSNKNGADVFLKDVAKVELGSNDYSFISKNNGYQSSGIGVKLSAGANAVDVAKRVREYLSSFENSLPSGYVVSYPYDTTIFIEESIKEVVKTLFEAIFLVVVVMFVFLNSWRATIIPAIAVPVVLLGTFAILNFLGFTINSLTMFAMVLSIGLLVDDAIVVVENVERNMREKKLCAKEATIIAMDEITSALIGVATVLSVVFLPMIFFTGSTGIIYKQFAVTIISSMVLSVVVALTLSPAICATFLKPHNTNKKSNDVLDWFNIKFSNLTKKYKAGIFKFINAPFKSLVAYVVIIAVSILFFIKLPTGFIPPEDQGDLMIQFTLPAGASATRSENIEKIIRDYFLTEEKNTINSIFSIVGFTFSGNGQNGGLGFVELKNWNQRAGIENSADSIANRAMMNFTDNTSKYFIRDAQVFVMNPSSVPGLGNTDGFEFQLQAGAKMTRDDLIEAKDSLLEKVNSNELIVNGRVEGTEETPQLKLNYDKKKIFSLGLSYDDIDDTLNTAWAGSYVNDFIDKSRIKRVYVQADAQYRSKPEDLYQWNVRNNQNKMVSFEEFTDISWKTAEKSLTRYNGLASYLIQGEAATGVSSGVAMDEMERLAKLNNKDTKYSWSGLSYHERLSSGQAVYLYALSLVVIFLCLAALYESWSIPFSVLLAVPLGVIGAVIAVYFRGLNNDIYFQVALLTTIGLVSKNAILIVEFVETAYKKGESLTVAAVEGATLRFRPIIMTSLAFIAGIIPLAISTGAGANSRISIGTGIIGGTLTATVLAIFYVPLLFILVKKLFSKKEQKGTKNV from the coding sequence ATGATAGCTCGTTTTTTTATTAATCATCCAATTTTTGCTTGGGTTATATCGTTACTTATAATGTTAGTAGGAATACTTTCTATTAAAAATTTACCTGTAGAGCAGTATCCAGATATTGCTCCTCCCACAATTAACATTCAAGCAACATACTCTGGTGCAACAGCTAAAACTATTGAAAATAGTATCACTCAACTTATAGAACAAGAATTAACTGGATTAGATGGATTACTTTATTTTTCTTCAACAAGTCAAACAGGAAGTTCAAGTATAAATGTTGTATTTGAAAAAGGTGTAGATCCAGATATTGCTCAAGTTAAAGTAAATAATAAAATTCAACAAGTATTACCAAGGCTTCCAGAAGATGTTAGAAAAGAAGGGGTGACTGTCGTAAAATCACAAGATGATTTTCTTATGATAGTTAGTATGCATGATGAATCAGGAAAATCAGATGAAAGTGATATTTCAGATTATCTAATCACCAATATAAAAGATGGACTTTCTCGAATAGAGGGTGTTGGTGGAGTTGAACTTTTTGGTTCAGAATATGCAATGAGAGTTTGGATAGATCCCAAAAAACTTAAATCTTATAATCTAATACCAGCAGATATAAATAATGCAATCTTAAAGCAAAATTCACAAGTATCTGCAGGAAGTATTGGAGCAAGACCACAAATAAAAGATCAAGAATTAAATGCAGATGTTGTATCAAGAGATAAATTAGAAAATGTAAAAGAGTTTGAAAATATTGTGGTAAAAAGCAATAAAAATGGTGCAGATGTTTTTTTAAAAGATGTTGCAAAAGTTGAATTAGGTAGCAATGATTACTCTTTTATATCAAAAAATAATGGTTATCAATCAAGTGGTATAGGTGTAAAATTATCTGCTGGGGCAAATGCTGTAGATGTAGCAAAAAGAGTTAGAGAATATTTATCATCATTTGAAAACTCTTTGCCAAGTGGATACGTAGTTTCATATCCATATGATACAACTATTTTTATTGAAGAGTCTATAAAAGAAGTTGTAAAAACACTATTTGAAGCCATATTTTTAGTAGTTGTTGTAATGTTTGTTTTTCTTAATAGTTGGCGAGCCACTATAATCCCTGCTATTGCCGTACCCGTTGTATTGCTTGGTACCTTTGCTATTTTAAATTTTTTAGGATTTACAATAAACTCTTTAACTATGTTTGCAATGGTATTATCTATAGGCTTATTGGTTGATGATGCTATTGTTGTTGTTGAAAATGTAGAAAGAAACATGAGAGAGAAAAAACTTTGCGCAAAAGAAGCCACAATTATAGCAATGGATGAGATCACTAGTGCTTTAATTGGGGTTGCAACTGTACTTTCTGTAGTATTTTTACCAATGATATTTTTTACTGGTTCTACTGGAATTATATATAAACAATTTGCAGTTACAATTATATCTTCAATGGTTTTATCTGTTGTTGTAGCATTAACTTTATCTCCTGCTATTTGTGCTACATTTTTAAAACCTCATAATACAAATAAAAAAAGTAATGATGTCCTTGATTGGTTTAATATAAAATTTAGTAATTTAACAAAAAAATACAAAGCAGGTATTTTTAAATTTATCAATGCACCTTTTAAATCACTTGTTGCTTATGTGGTAATAATAGCAGTTAGTATTTTATTTTTTATAAAATTACCTACGGGATTTATACCACCTGAAGATCAAGGTGATTTGATGATTCAATTTACCCTTCCAGCTGGTGCAAGTGCAACACGTTCTGAAAATATTGAAAAAATCATAAGAGATTATTTTTTAACAGAAGAAAAAAATACTATAAATTCAATTTTTTCAATTGTTGGTTTTACTTTTTCAGGAAATGGACAAAATGGGGGATTAGGATTTGTTGAGTTAAAAAATTGGAATCAAAGAGCTGGTATAGAAAATAGTGCAGATTCTATTGCCAATAGAGCAATGATGAATTTTACAGATAATACATCAAAATATTTTATAAGAGATGCACAAGTATTTGTTATGAATCCATCTTCTGTTCCAGGTTTGGGTAATACAGATGGATTTGAATTTCAATTACAAGCTGGTGCTAAAATGACAAGAGATGATTTAATAGAAGCAAAAGATTCTTTATTAGAAAAAGTAAATTCAAATGAATTGATAGTAAATGGAAGAGTTGAAGGAACTGAAGAAACACCACAATTAAAACTTAATTATGATAAGAAAAAAATATTTTCTTTGGGCTTATCATATGATGATATTGATGATACATTAAATACAGCATGGGCTGGTTCTTATGTTAATGATTTTATTGATAAATCAAGAATAAAAAGAGTCTATGTACAAGCTGATGCCCAATACCGATCTAAACCTGAAGATTTATATCAATGGAATGTTAGAAATAATCAAAATAAAATGGTCTCTTTTGAAGAGTTTACTGATATCTCTTGGAAAACAGCTGAAAAATCATTGACACGATATAATGGTTTAGCCTCTTATCTAATTCAAGGAGAAGCTGCTACTGGTGTAAGTTCTGGAGTTGCGATGGATGAGATGGAAAGATTAGCAAAACTTAATAATAAAGACACTAAATACTCATGGAGTGGTTTATCTTATCATGAAAGATTATCAAGTGGGCAAGCTGTATATTTATATGCATTATCTTTAGTTGTAATATTTTTATGTTTAGCTGCTTTATATGAGAGTTGGAGTATTCCTTTTTCTGTTTTATTAGCTGTGCCATTAGGAGTTATTGGAGCTGTTATTGCAGTATATTTTAGAGGTTTAAACAATGATATATATTTTCAAGTTGCACTTTTGACAACAATTGGACTGGTTTCAAAAAATGCAATATTAATAGTTGAGTTTGTTGAAACTGCTTATAAAAAAGGTGAATCCTTAACAGTTGCAGCAGTAGAAGGAGCAACACTTAGATTTAGACCAATAATTATGACTTCATTAGCTTTTATTGCTGGTATTATTCCTTTAGCTATTTCAACAGGAGCAGGAGCAAATAGTAGAATCTCAATAGGTACAGGAATCATTGGTGGAACACTGACAGCAACAGTTTTAGCAATATTTTATGTTCCTCTTTTATTTATCTTAGTAAAAAAATTATTTAGTAAAAAAGAGCAAAAAGGTACAAAAAATGTTTAA
- a CDS encoding MATE family efflux transporter: MNVTKAKISSIFFQYSIPSVLGMLAISSASIVDGFFIGNHVGDSGLASINISFPVFSFLFGFALMLSVGSSVVAGKLIGEGDLYNASIVFSKTIITISLFSFLTCTVLYLNIETLLRLLGANKELTPIAIEYLSVMLIFIPFLMIGVVFDYFVRVDNRPNLAFIALLLSALINIILDWFMIVYLQKGIFGAALATGLSQMALLIILLPHFFSKKATLKFVKPIGNYTQIIKACYNGTSEFVNEISVGITTLIFNYVMIKNFDIEGIAAFTVINYLLMIGIMISFGISDSLQPIISKNFGAKKYTRIDEFIKLAFISTSLVGVVMIILILLLPETLANIFLVDSNLDTKQIVLNFTKFIWIVFLFDGLNLVISSYLTAMHKPLASMIIALSRSLIFPVFFILTLPFVFGDNGIFMAIPLAEAFTFVIAIILFRKFSPKKLLKKDV; encoded by the coding sequence ATGAACGTAACAAAAGCTAAAATATCATCAATTTTTTTTCAATACTCGATACCTTCGGTATTAGGAATGTTGGCAATATCATCTGCAAGTATAGTTGATGGCTTTTTTATAGGGAATCATGTAGGTGATAGTGGACTTGCTTCAATCAATATAAGTTTTCCTGTTTTCTCTTTTTTATTTGGATTTGCATTGATGTTATCAGTAGGTAGTAGTGTTGTTGCAGGGAAGCTTATTGGGGAAGGAGATCTTTACAATGCTTCAATTGTTTTTAGCAAAACAATTATAACAATTTCTCTTTTTAGTTTTTTAACTTGCACTGTTTTATATTTAAATATCGAAACCCTATTGCGTCTATTGGGTGCTAATAAAGAGTTGACACCCATTGCTATAGAGTATTTATCAGTTATGTTGATATTTATTCCTTTTTTAATGATAGGTGTAGTCTTTGACTATTTTGTAAGAGTTGACAATAGACCAAATCTTGCCTTTATAGCTTTACTTTTAAGTGCTCTTATCAATATTATTTTAGATTGGTTTATGATTGTATATTTACAAAAAGGTATTTTTGGTGCAGCATTAGCAACTGGTCTTTCACAGATGGCTTTACTAATCATTCTTTTACCACACTTCTTTTCAAAAAAAGCAACTTTAAAGTTTGTAAAACCCATAGGAAATTATACTCAAATCATCAAAGCCTGCTACAATGGAACATCAGAGTTTGTCAATGAAATATCAGTGGGAATAACCACTTTGATTTTTAACTATGTGATGATAAAAAATTTTGACATAGAAGGTATTGCAGCATTTACTGTTATTAATTATCTTTTAATGATTGGTATTATGATAAGTTTTGGTATTAGTGACTCTTTACAACCGATTATCAGTAAAAACTTTGGTGCAAAAAAATATACAAGAATAGATGAGTTTATAAAACTGGCTTTTATATCTACAAGTTTAGTAGGAGTTGTTATGATAATATTGATACTCTTATTACCTGAAACTTTAGCTAATATTTTTTTAGTAGATAGTAATTTAGATACTAAACAAATTGTTTTAAATTTTACAAAATTTATATGGATAGTTTTTCTTTTTGATGGGCTTAATCTTGTAATATCATCTTATTTAACAGCCATGCATAAACCTTTGGCTTCAATGATTATAGCACTCTCTCGAAGTCTTATTTTTCCAGTGTTTTTTATACTTACTCTACCTTTTGTATTTGGTGACAATGGCATATTTATGGCTATTCCCTTAGCAGAAGCATTCACTTTTGTAATTGCAATTATACTGTTTAGAAAATTTAGTCCAAAAAAATTGCTTAAAAAAGATGTGTGA
- a CDS encoding class I SAM-dependent DNA methyltransferase, whose amino-acid sequence MTTTANVGFEKELFKMADKLRNNMDAGEYKHIVLGLIFLKYISDKFNERYEKLVQEGDGFEEDKDEYIMDNIFWVPKESRWQVLRDNANSPEIGKLVDNALLQIEKENNSLKGVMDKRYAKPDLDKTKLGELITLITNVSAKYHDEKDLMGRVYEYFLNAFADITGGEFYTPTSVVKTIVEMIEPYKGRVYDPACGSGGMFIQSGKFIQEHSQNINNISIYGQESNPTTWRLCKMNLAIRGLDGNLGAHHADSFHNDLHKNLKADFAMANPPFNISDWGGERLKEDDRWQWGIPPVGNANYAWLSHILTHLGSRAGLGAVVLANGSLSSNTSNEGTIRRAMIEDDKVDAIVALPDKLFYSTGIPVCLWILSQNKSHENYRNRCGETLFIDARNLGEMVTRKHRELSEEEIKSIADTYHAYKNKEGNYKDIKGFCKRASLEEIQKHDYVLTPGRYVGIAKEEDDGIPFEEKMTKLSTQLKEQFEKSNILEKQIKENLKGLGYEIN is encoded by the coding sequence ATGACAACTACTGCAAATGTAGGATTTGAAAAAGAACTTTTTAAAATGGCTGATAAGCTTAGAAACAATATGGATGCAGGAGAGTATAAACATATTGTTTTAGGGCTGATTTTCTTAAAATACATCTCTGATAAATTTAATGAACGTTATGAAAAGCTTGTACAAGAGGGTGATGGTTTTGAGGAAGATAAAGATGAATATATCATGGATAATATTTTTTGGGTTCCAAAAGAGTCAAGATGGCAAGTTTTAAGAGATAATGCAAATTCACCGGAAATAGGAAAACTAGTAGACAATGCTCTTTTGCAAATAGAAAAAGAGAACAATTCATTAAAAGGTGTGATGGACAAAAGATATGCAAAACCAGATTTAGATAAAACAAAACTTGGTGAGCTTATTACTTTGATTACAAATGTATCTGCAAAATATCATGATGAAAAAGATTTGATGGGTAGAGTATATGAATACTTTTTAAATGCTTTTGCGGATATTACAGGGGGTGAGTTTTATACTCCAACTTCTGTTGTAAAAACTATTGTTGAGATGATAGAACCATATAAAGGAAGAGTGTATGACCCTGCTTGTGGAAGTGGTGGTATGTTTATCCAGTCTGGAAAATTTATTCAAGAGCATTCTCAAAATATAAACAATATATCAATATATGGGCAAGAGAGCAATCCTACTACTTGGAGATTGTGTAAAATGAACTTGGCTATTCGTGGTCTTGATGGAAATCTTGGTGCTCACCATGCAGATAGTTTTCACAACGACTTGCACAAAAATCTTAAAGCAGATTTTGCTATGGCAAATCCCCCTTTTAATATCTCTGATTGGGGAGGAGAAAGACTTAAAGAAGATGATAGATGGCAATGGGGAATTCCCCCTGTTGGAAATGCAAACTATGCTTGGCTCTCTCACATTCTAACTCACCTTGGAAGTAGAGCAGGACTAGGTGCAGTTGTACTTGCAAATGGAAGTCTTAGCTCAAATACTTCAAATGAAGGAACTATTAGACGGGCTATGATAGAAGATGACAAGGTAGATGCCATCGTTGCTCTTCCTGATAAGCTTTTTTACTCTACAGGGATTCCTGTATGTCTTTGGATACTTTCTCAAAATAAATCCCATGAAAACTATAGAAATAGATGTGGTGAAACACTTTTTATAGATGCAAGAAATCTTGGAGAGATGGTTACAAGAAAACACCGTGAGTTAAGTGAAGAGGAGATTAAATCCATAGCAGACACTTATCACGCATATAAAAACAAAGAGGGAAACTATAAAGATATAAAAGGATTTTGCAAGCGTGCAAGCCTTGAAGAGATACAAAAACATGATTATGTATTAACTCCTGGGCGATATGTGGGAATAGCGAAGGAAGAAGATGATGGTATCCCTTTTGAAGAGAAGATGACAAAATTATCCACTCAACTAAAAGAGCAGTTTGAGAAGTCAAATATTTTAGAAAAACAGATAAAAGAGAATCTAAAAGGCTTAGGCTATGAGATTAATTGA
- a CDS encoding TetR/AcrR family transcriptional regulator, with product MSKKNKIDKSQLISILEDIILSEGLSGLSIRKVAAKANISIGGVQYIFGNKEAMIQAVLEKNEDEYNQHIKNLSKSDDSKYSELKAHIEYISKYNSTKEFDKISKVITILLQDKSVFEGLHEWHSSALKSIDTNTEEGRKLRLAFLFSEVMFTAMNLNYVKLSDKEQKEVFEDLKTFLL from the coding sequence TTGAGTAAAAAGAATAAAATAGATAAAAGTCAATTAATAAGTATTCTTGAAGATATTATTTTAAGTGAGGGTCTTTCAGGTTTAAGTATTAGAAAAGTAGCAGCTAAAGCAAATATTTCAATAGGTGGAGTTCAATATATTTTTGGAAATAAAGAAGCTATGATTCAAGCTGTTTTAGAAAAGAATGAAGATGAATACAACCAGCATATAAAAAACTTATCAAAAAGTGATGACTCAAAATATTCAGAGTTAAAAGCACATATTGAATATATTTCAAAATACAATAGTACTAAAGAATTTGATAAAATATCTAAAGTTATTACTATTCTTCTACAAGATAAATCTGTTTTTGAAGGGCTACATGAGTGGCACAGTAGTGCCTTAAAATCAATTGATACAAACACAGAAGAAGGTAGAAAATTAAGATTGGCTTTTTTATTTTCTGAAGTAATGTTTACAGCAATGAATTTAAACTACGTTAAACTATCAGATAAAGAACAAAAAGAGGTTTTTGAAGATTTAAAAACTTTTTTATTGTAA
- a CDS encoding HNH endonuclease: protein MGKLYCEVCGFDFEKTYGKIGTDFIEGHHNIGVSELKENQKTRIEDISLVCSNCHKMLHRRKPWLTVEELKEFIKQ from the coding sequence ATAGGAAAATTATATTGCGAAGTTTGTGGATTTGACTTTGAAAAAACCTATGGAAAAATCGGAACAGATTTTATAGAAGGTCATCACAATATTGGTGTTTCAGAGTTAAAAGAAAATCAAAAAACAAGAATAGAAGATATCTCTCTTGTATGCTCAAACTGTCATAAAATGTTACATAGAAGAAAGCCTTGGTTAACTGTTGAAGAATTAAAAGAGTTTATAAAACAGTAA
- a CDS encoding RNA-binding domain-containing protein — MRLIEQIALGESKTLEFKQELPENKKIAKTVISFSNTAGGKLIIGVDDDRNIVGIEEENIFELQDKIASIIYDNCTPNIIPEIYTVNCEGKLLLVVEVFRGNLLPYYLKSEGKNQGTYIRVGASNRKAEYENILELERQKRNIGFDEEVNYEIEFESLDLTPLYESFKSVGKTLDEKKLENLKLIKKESNKTYATNALLIILGAFSHTSVKCARFKGVTMDMFIDKKEYQSDIFSNLENTQNFILNHINLKGEIKALQRTDTYEIPLVALREALINAFIHRDYTNSGRDIKVGIYDDIVNIVSPGSFPNTITKEDIENGRSETRNKVLANIFKELGLIEQWGSGIKRIKNLCLESDLKEPMIEEKNDFVDVEFYRPQDIKMDEYERISPEMNDCERLRTITNDYERLTIEEKTILIYILDNQKITRKEAVELTGLQNTKVYEILKTLVEDKKILKRCGSGRSTYYKVAK, encoded by the coding sequence ATGAGATTAATTGAGCAGATAGCCTTAGGAGAGAGTAAGACTTTAGAGTTTAAGCAAGAACTACCAGAAAATAAAAAAATAGCTAAAACAGTAATCTCATTTTCCAATACAGCGGGAGGAAAACTTATCATCGGAGTAGATGATGATAGAAATATTGTAGGAATAGAAGAGGAAAATATCTTTGAACTTCAAGATAAAATAGCTTCTATTATCTATGATAACTGTACGCCAAATATTATTCCTGAAATCTATACTGTAAATTGTGAAGGAAAACTTCTTTTAGTAGTAGAAGTATTTAGGGGAAATCTTTTGCCCTATTATCTAAAAAGTGAAGGTAAAAATCAAGGAACTTACATACGAGTAGGTGCAAGCAATAGAAAAGCAGAGTATGAAAATATCCTTGAACTAGAGAGACAAAAAAGAAATATAGGTTTTGATGAAGAGGTAAATTATGAGATTGAGTTTGAATCTTTAGACTTAACACCACTATATGAGAGTTTTAAAAGTGTAGGAAAAACTTTAGATGAGAAAAAGTTGGAGAACCTAAAACTTATCAAAAAAGAGTCAAATAAAACCTATGCTACAAATGCATTGCTTATCATCCTTGGAGCCTTTTCTCACACTAGTGTAAAGTGTGCAAGATTTAAGGGTGTCACTATGGATATGTTTATAGATAAAAAGGAGTACCAAAGTGATATCTTCTCAAACCTTGAAAATACACAAAACTTTATACTAAATCATATAAATCTAAAAGGTGAGATAAAAGCACTTCAAAGAACAGATACATATGAGATACCCCTTGTAGCTCTAAGAGAAGCTTTGATAAATGCTTTTATTCATAGGGACTATACCAATAGTGGAAGGGATATAAAAGTAGGAATTTATGATGATATTGTAAATATTGTAAGTCCTGGAAGTTTCCCAAACACTATCACAAAAGAAGATATAGAAAATGGTCGAAGTGAGACTAGAAACAAAGTATTAGCAAATATTTTTAAGGAGTTGGGACTAATAGAACAGTGGGGAAGTGGCATAAAAAGGATAAAAAACCTTTGTCTTGAAAGTGATTTAAAAGAGCCAATGATAGAAGAGAAAAATGACTTTGTAGATGTGGAGTTTTATCGTCCACAAGATATAAAAATGGACGAATACGAACGAATATCGCCAGAAATGAACGATTGCGAACGATTACGAACGATTACGAACGATTACGAACGATTAACTATTGAAGAGAAAACTATTTTAATTTATATTTTAGATAATCAAAAAATTACAAGAAAAGAAGCTGTAGAGTTAACAGGACTACAAAATACAAAAGTATATGAGATTTTAAAAACACTTGTGGAAGATAAAAAAATATTAAAAAGATGTGGAAGTGGTAGAAGTACCTATTATAAGGTGGCAAAATGA